The proteins below are encoded in one region of Odocoileus virginianus isolate 20LAN1187 ecotype Illinois chromosome 34, Ovbor_1.2, whole genome shotgun sequence:
- the GJE1 gene encoding putative gap junction epsilon-1 protein, with protein MKPPTVIGQFHTLFFGSVRMFFLGVLGFAVYGNEALHFSCDPDKREINLFCYNQFRPITPQVSFSVFWALQLVIVLVPGAIFHLYAACKSINQECILQKPIYTVIYILSVLLRISLEVVAFWLQIHLFGFQVKPLYLCDAVSLGKKFTVIKCMVPEHFEKTIFLIAMYTFTVITIVLCVAEIFEIIFRRLCFLISQ; from the exons ATGAAGCCTCCTACCGTGATTGGCCAATTTCACACCCTTTTCTTTGGATCAGTTCGAATGTTCTTCCTCGGGGTCTTAGGCTTTGCAGTCTACGGGAATGAGGCTCTGCACTTCAGTTGTGATCCGGACAAGAGAGAAATAAACCTCTTCTGTTATAATCAGTTCAGACCAATCACTCCACAAGTAAGTTTTTCT GTGTTCTGGGCATTACAACTAGTGATTGTCCTGGTTCCTGGAGCTATTTTCCATCTATATGCTGCATGTAAAAGCATCAATCAAGAATGCATTCTTCAAAAACCCATCTACACTGTGATCTACATCCTCTCTGTTTTGTTAAGAATTAGCCTAGAAGTGGTAGCATTTTGGCTTCAGATTCACCTTTTTGGTTTCCAAGTAAAACCTCTCTACCTGTGTGATGCTGTGTCTCTTGGGAAAAAATTTACTGTTATAAAATGCATGGTGCCAGAACACTTTGAGAAGACCATTTTTCTCATTGCAATGTATACATTTACTGTCATTACAATAGTATTATGTGTTGCTGAGATTTTTGAGATCATATTTAGAAGATTATGCTTTCTAATCAGTCAATGA